One window of the Camarhynchus parvulus chromosome 2, STF_HiC, whole genome shotgun sequence genome contains the following:
- the YTHDF3 gene encoding YTH domain-containing family protein 3 translates to MSATSVDQRPKGQGNKVSVQNGSIHQKDAVNDDDFEPYLSSQTNQSNSYPPMSDPYMPSYYAPSIGFPYSLGEAAWSTAGDPPMPYLTTYGQMSNGEHHYIPDGVFSQPGALGNTPPFLGQHGFNFFPGNADFSTWGTSGSQGQSTQSSAYSSSYGYPPSSLGRAIADGQAGFGSDTLSKVPGISSIEQGMTGLKIGGDMTAAVTKTVGSALSSTGMTSIAANSVPPVSSSAPKPTSWAAIARKPAKPQPKLKPKGNVGIGGPAVPPPPIKHNMNIGTWDDKGSVVKAPPAQPVLPPQTIIQQPQPLIQPPPLVQSQLPQQQPQPQQPQQQQGPQQQAQPHQLQQQQLQNRWVAPRNRGVGFSQNNGAGSENFGLGVVSVSSSPSGVEVHPVLEKLKAINNYNPKDFDWNLKNGRVFIIKSYSEDDIHRSIKYSIWCSTEHGNKRLDAAYRSLNGKGPLYLLFSVNGSGHFCGVAEMKSVVDYNAYAGVWSQDKWKGKFDVKWIFVKDVPNNQLRHIRLENNDNKPVTNSRDTQEVPLEKAKQVLKIIATFKHTTSIFDDFAHYEKRQEEEEAMRRERNRNKQ, encoded by the exons tttcagTACAAAACGGTTCGATTCATCAAAAGGATGCAGTAAATGATGATGATTTTGAGCCATATCTAAGTAGTCAGACAAATCAG aGTAACAGCTATCCACCAATGTCAGACCCATACATGCCTAGCTATTATGCTCCTTCCATTGGATTTCCATACTCTTTAGGTGAAGCAGCATGGTCAACTGCAGGTGACCCTCCAATGCCATATTTGACAACTTATGGACAGATGAGCAATGGTGAACACCATTACATACCTGATGGTGTATTTAGTCAACCTGGGGCATTAGGAAATACCCCTCCATTTCTTGGGCAgcatggatttaatttttttcctgggaatgcagACTTCTCTACATGGGGGACAAGTGGATCTCAGGGACAATCAACGCAAAGCTCTGCTTACAGCAGCAGCTATGGCTATCCACCTAGTTCTCTTGGGAGAGCCATAGCAGAtggacaggctggatttggCAGCGATACTCTGAGCAAGGTGCCTGGGATTAGCAGCATTGAGCAAGGCATGACTGGACTGAAAATTGGTGGAGATATGACGGCTGCTGTAACAAAAACTGTAGGTTCAGCTCTGAGCAGTACAGGTATGACAAGCATTGCAGCTAACAGTGTGCCCCCAGTTAGCAGTTCAGCACCTAAACCAACCTCATGGGCTGCAATTGCAAGGAAACCTGCTAAACCTCAGCCGAAACTCAAGCCTAAAGGTAATGTGGGCATTGGGGGCCCTGCTGTGCCGCCGCCACCTATAAAACACAACATGAATATTGGAACTTGGGATGACAAAGGGTCAGTGGTAAAAGCTCCCCCAGCTCAACCAGTACTGCCTCCTCAGACTATAatccagcagcctcagccatTAATTCAACCACCACCACTGGTGCAAAGCCAACTGCCTCaacagcagcctcagccacaGCAACCACAACAGCAACAAGGACCTCAGCAGCAGGCCCAGCCTCACCAGttgcagcagcaacagctgcaAAACCGCTGGGTAGCTCCTCGTAATAGGGGTGTGGGCTTCAGCCAGAACAATGGAGCTGGTAGTGAGAACTTTGGTTTAGGTGTTGTGTCCGTCAGCTCCTCGCCTTCTGGTGTGGAAGTGCACCCAGTGCTGGAGAAACTAAAGGCCATAAACAACTACAATCCCAAAGACTTCGATTGGAATCTGAAGAACGGACGTGTGTTTATAATCAAAAGTTATTCAGAGGACGATATTCATCGCTCCATTAAGTACTCTATCTGGTGTAGTACTGAGCATGGGAATAAGCGCTTGGATGCTGCTTACCGGTCCCTGAATGGCAAAGGCCCACTCTATTTACTCTTCAGTGTGAATGGCAGTGGACACTTTTGCGGAGTGGCTGAGATGAAGTCTGTTGTGGACTACAATGCATATGCTGGTGTCTGGTCTCAGGATAAGTGGAAGGGGAAGTTTGATGTCAAATGGATCTTTGTCAAAGACGTTCCCAATAACCAACTGCGACATATTCGCTTGGAAAACAATGACAACAAACCAGTTACCAATTCGAGGGACACTCAAGAGGTACCCCTAGAAAAAGCCAAGCAAGTGCTTAAAATAATTGCTACTTTCAAGCATACCACCTCAATCTTTGATGACTTTGCACATTACGAGAAGCGtcaagaggaggaggaagccaTGCGTAGG gagagaaatagaaacaaacaaTAA